The genomic DNA GTACGAGAAGGTGTATATATATGACATAACCAAatggttttgttgtgaaaagaaaagaacatcCGAATACCATCTGATGAAATCAGAATAGTGGTATCTAAAGTTTTATGAGAACAAAGAAAGTTTTGGGTTTTAATTAAAGGTCAAGACGACaaattgcaaatatgcaaagtttGAAGATGGGAAATTATTTTCCTACAAAGTTTAAAGAAGGTTATTATGACCTCTAGTTTTGATAAAATAATCTCGGTGAAAAATCATTCGCTCTAGAAATGAAAATTCACTGGGATAAAAGTAAAGGGGGTATTAAGGATTATCGCAgagagcatacttagaaaaTAGTTCTGAAAGATATAAAGTATGTATGCGAGTAAGCCTACGCCTGTCCTATTGttaagggtaatagttttggaattttcagaattccaggaaccgttatatgatcgatcaaaagaaaaggttccatgtgcttcagctgttggaagcaaaattagtgctcaaaagaatttaccctgacatagtACAAGTATCCGGGAAATTTTGGTAGAAGTCcagtccagcaatagatcactggaatggagttatagaatgtattgcaattttgcaaaatattgtcagcctcatgctaagtaagaaagaAACATTTactctcaaaaggttgtgagtaAAAAGAATCAAGTTTTGGcgagtttagtgaagcccacagtagtagctaacactcgagtttggagttttattgtggaaaagctccaaagcaaaatagttgtAATATTGTGGGTCGTGTACCCAAGATTTAGCATTATATGAGGCTGcaggacaggcaaaatggttaagaaaaccattacccggaattgataatggtagacaacagcaatataccattcgaatgttttcactcctatggcaacatgtcaagtgtgctgccaaacacattgacaatgGGTcatatgttgcaaaggagaaaatccagaatcatatgaaatcatggagcaccaaagtatcaagcaagtgcttgcggatccgcttaccaaaaggcctaccgcccaagtcgacatgggttttacgGGAAGCCTACgatttctggattactaaagggcccaaagaaaggttaAGGTCTTATTTCAATACAGTAAGGTACATTGTGGCTGTTAAGTCTGACGGTAACTAATAACTGTCATGATGAGGCACGCTCTACGTACTGATCTGCAATGAGATGAGGCCAATAGCAAAGTAActaaaaataaagtaaagaGTTAAGTTCAAATTGAGGAATTTTAAAGTATaaaggtgagatcaagggggagaatgttagtattgatctccactgggccagtccaacgactgggccaaccttgactcgcgtcctgatcggggatgCCCAGCCCAAtatgaggctggtgggcccccgtcgcgcagctcTATAAAGTGGAGGTGGGATTAGAGGCTCAAGACACGAGGTTAGTCGCCGCCACTATTCCCACCGTCCTAACCCTAATCCGATCTAGAGAGGGGGCGCTGAAGCGATGGGAAGCCGCCACCAGCACCACGACGCCGTCGTTCCCGTACTGCACCACCCGTCGCTGTCTGTGCGCAGTCTCCGTCGCCGAACGAGGTCGCGCCGGAATCGTGGACGACAATGACAGTGAAAGGTATGTCTCACAGAAAACCCGCTGATCTACTCCTAGGCGATCTAAAGTTTCTAACAGGCGTCGGAGGGGTAGTCGGCGTCGACATCGGATGGGACAGCGGAGGAGGCGTCGGAGGGGACGTCGGCGCGTGCGAGGTAAGATTTgcggcagttttttttttctggaggaCGTGGGCGTGAGGCTGCGGCAGAATGACGACGACCGTGACTCCGTGAGTGCTGCGAAGGAGACGAAGATCGGACGGGGCGCCTCCTGGATATTCCGTTGGCAGGCTATGGTTGTAATATGGGTGATGATGTCATACTGTGTTATTATTACTGTTGTATTACTCGACAAATAAAAAGATATCACAACGTGAATGCTACTGAATAAAAATTAATACCAATTGATTATCCGAACAACTTTAATCATAATTTTTATTATCAAAATTAAAAATTACAACTAAACATATCTGGGAATAATCCTTtaagaaaacaaaaataaaaggtCACAAAGAAAGAATCGTATGGACCTTTCTAACAACACTAGGACTAGTTATCCTTACTGGCAACCTTAAGAGTAAATATACCCCAAAATATACGAAGTCTCACCCACTATATCAGTGATAGATTTAATCACGGCATATAATATAATTTAGAGAGTAGTATCTACTATTTTGACTCTTTTGCAACGTTTTCATTATTGATAAGGAAATTTGGGTAAATCTGCTTGCTAGCAACGAGACACACACCACCGGTTCATTTTGGCCATCTTACATTCCTACTAAGGGCAGTTACCGTAGTTCTATTGAGTAGTGATCGTTCCGGTTACTGTTCATAGGTCAACGAATGAGACTGCCGTCTGTTAATCTGTTTTCAGGATGGTAGGCCCCCACACCCCCAACCCACCCAACATCCTCTCGGGTGGTCCTTTAGGCCCACCTTAAGCTACAAGGGGTTATATGCTCAATAGCAGTCTTTTTTAGAGAGCAGGGGTCAGTTGGTTTCATCTACCATTTTGATCGAGTTTATTTTTCATGGATGAAATATCTGCatttaatttttattataatatGTATTTGTGACATATTTATGTGTTCCAGTTATGTGTTACAACATACTACCATTTTGTAACAATTTAGAGGTAACATAAAATTTCTGTTACTAAAACAATTACCTGTAACCCATTTTTACGAAACAAGTTCTATGTGTTACAACCTTCATTTGTAACACATAAGTTTGTGTTCCTATGAAACTTTTTGTAACACATTGATGAATGTGTCACAAGAGTATGTTACAAAATCTATGTTTTGTAGTAAAAGGTAGCCATCTCCCATCGGCTAGTTTACTTCAGCCACTGTCGATTCCAGCTTGGAAGTGGGAAGACATcggtatggatttcattgttggactGCCATGCACATCACAAGGGTATGACTCCATTTGGGTCATCGTGGACCGTTTGACCAAATCTGCCCATTTTCTGCCTGTCAAGACGACCTACACCGTCAAGAAATATGCCAAGCTCTATCTACAAAGGATTGTCTACCTACATGGCGTACCCAATACCATCATATCAGACAAAGGATCCCTGTTCGTTTCTCGCATCTGGGAGCACTTCAGAGTTCCTTGGGCACCAAACTCATCCGCAGTTCTGCTTTCCACCCTCAGACCGATGGCCAGACAAAAAAAGTCAATCAGATACTCGAGGATATGCACAGAGCAATAGTCACGCACtttgacaagagttgggacaaGTGCTTGCCATTAGCcgagttctcttacaacaactATCAAACTAGTCTCAAAATGGAACCATTTGAAACCTTGTATGGGAGAAGATGTAGAACCCCACTCAACTGGTCAGAATCCGGAGAAAGAAGAATCTATGGCCCCGACCTAGTGGTTGATGCTGAAGAGAAGGTAGCCATCATTCAGGCCAATCTTAAATCGGCTCAAtctagacagaagagctacCATGACTAGAGAAAGAAGCCCCTCGGGTTCAATTTTGGTGACCACATCTACCTGAAAGTATTGCCGACTAGAGGAGCGCAGAGATTTGGAGTTAGAGGAAAGCTAGCCCTCGCTTCATCGGCCCATACCAGATCCTCAAGAAGTGTGGACCCATCGCCTACAAGCTCCAACTGTTCGATCAGCTTGCAGCCGTCCACAATGTCTTCCACATCTCCCAGCCGAAGAAATGTCTTCGAGTTCCTCAAGAAGTCGTCGCTCAAGAAGAACTCCATGTTGAGTCATATCTTACCTATGAAGAACATCCAATCAAGATCATCGACCAGAAGCAGCGTGAGACAAGAACCTGCGTCACCAAGTTGTACATAGAAGGTTCAGTGGTCCAACCACACTGAAGACAAAGCTACATGGGAAAAGGAAACATATCTAAAGACCAAGTACCCCGACTTTTAGCTCCCAACAAAAGGTACTTTAGTTCTAGGCTCTATCTCCTTACACTGAATTTCGGGACGAAATTCCTTTAAGGAGGGAGGGTTGTAATGACCTAGTCGTTAATTAGCTTGCTTAGCCGaccctaagttaactagccaagTTCTTTCATGAATCTCTAACGCCGCTGACTTCTTTTTTCTGAGCTTAAGTCTGTGGCCGACTTGTTGTCTCGCTCTAGCAACCTTGTAGAGTTCTTTTCTTGCAACCAGTGGTATCTCTGACCTCTTTTTCCAAGCTCAGGTCTCTACCCGACTTGTTTCTAACTCGTGCCGAGTTGTTTTTTGACTTGTACTGCTTGTATCCGACCCGCATCCGATCATATCCAACTTGCTGCATTTTCATCCGATCCAGTTTTTCCCTCGGCCGATTCTTTCCGTCTCGTTGGACCCCGCCTTTGCGTCTGACCCTAGTCTCCATCCTGCCCGACCCTTGTCATGGCCGACCCCTTGTTTCCATCGGCTAGCACGTCCCTTTTGTTTGTCCGACCTCTCCGTTGTCCACGGTTAGCCGGTACGATGTCCTTGGTAGCCTTTGCAACCTCCCCGACTTGTTTTAATTTCATCCCGACTTGTTTTGGATCCATTCCGAGTTGTTTCCACCGGAGCAGTCACCTTGATTGACTTGTTCTCTTGGACGATTTCCTTTTAATATGGGCTAAGCTGTGGCATGGATTCCGACCCCTTCAGAACCCTGAATCATCTTTTCGACCCCATCGGCTGTGCCATCGCCTCCTTGGCCGATGCTGGTGTCTCAGCCAATTCCAGCATTTGATGTCTTCCGGCAGATTTACTGTTTCACTTGCGAAGCCGGAACCCTCTCCAAGGTCAACTGAATCTCTGACATTGGATACTTTTTTCATAAGCCTTTCTTGTTGTTTTGTACTTGGCTCCTACCACCATCAAGAGATTCCTGTCCGAAAACACGATTTTGTTCTCGGCAACCATGGGAGACTCAATCGTGTCCATGAATCATATATCGAGATCTGTGTCATGTTGTCTTAGGCCACGTACAACGCACCGTCGAGAGCTGTCGACTTGCttctgttttttacaaaaacccCCCCACGGAGCAGCAGTTACTCCCGACCCGTCGCCACATCTGTCTAGGACCCCGTCTCGTGCTCCCAGGCGAAACGGCGACAATAGCGCCCGTTGTACGGCGCCGCTGCGGGGAGTCGACGGAGGCCGGGATCCAGTGCGCGGTGGTGGATTCGTTTCGCGCCCAAGGTTCGCGCCTTTCTCTCCCGCGAAAATCCCTTCTGCGCTCTCCCTCAAATACTCCCTGTGTGTCCTCCCCATCCAACCCTAGCTTCTATTCCGGCCACCATGTCGCGGCAggaacgggcggcggcggcggcaacgcaaAATCTGCTGAAGGTGGATGCGGCTCGGGTGCGCAAGGCAGCCGCGACGCAATCGCGGAAGGATGTGGCGGCGCCGATGCGGAAGGCCCCGGGGCAAGTTCGGGATTGGGCGGCGCCGATGCGGAAGCAGAGGACTTCGGGCGTAGCGGCGCATGTGCCGGAGCAGAGGACTTTGGGCGGAGCGGCGCTTGTGGGTGCATATGGCTCCGGCAGCTTCTTCAATGGGGGCGCCGACGGTTTCTTTGGCAGTGGTGGACAGAACCCCATTCAGCCATGGATGTCTCAGTCTTCGGATCCTTCAACATGGTAATACTCGATGTTACTCAATTTTTGGCTTATTTGATCTAGTATATTTCTTTCTGTAAGGCAATGACCTTGTTCAGTACAGTTTGCTCTTTGCTCTGCACGCTGCACACTTTGCTATGCTTTCAGTATTCAGTATTCTTTCAGTCAATCCATTACACTTCCTGGTTGCAGGGGTCAAAATGCAACACCTCCTGGAGGTTTTACAAACCTTATGCAGCCTACCTTGTCTCAGAATTTTAATTTTGTTGGAGAACATTCTCAATTTGCCCCATTCAAGCCGCCACGGACTTTGGAAGACGATATACCATCAGAGGAAGAATTGTCCACTCCACCAACAACAAAGGGTAATAATGCATATGTCAATGTTGACATCAGTGATGAGGCACCCAGGACTGAGAAGCGAATCTTTTGGTCTCAAGAAGAAGATGTTAGGATGGTGAGTCTCATTGCCATTTGTTGGTGTTTGAAGTTTTTACTAACCATACTAGCATGAAGATAATATATCTGTTTATTACATTTACAGATGAGCTCTTGGTTGCTCAACTCAACAGACTCAACCATTGGTGCTGATAGGAAGAATGACCAATATTGGTCTGATGTTGAGGCAACGTACAATGAGACTACACCAAGTCATAGGCGTAGAAATGCCAAGCAAATCAAGGACCGTTTTCATAAGGTAAATAAGTGGACTGACCTTTTCCATGGTGCTTGGTTGAAGGCTAGAATGGTTTATACAAGTGGCTATAATGATCAAATGTGGATTGTGAAGGCCCATGTATTCTATATAAAAGACAATGAGAAACTCAACCTAGGTCCTTTTGTGTTGATGGATGTATGGAACATATTAAAAACTGAAGCAAAGTGGATTACATACAACAATGGGCTGAAAGCAGCAAGGAAAAGAAAGGGTTCAGGCAAGGAGAACGAAGGAGAGGATAGCAGGGCTATAGATGTAGATGAACTTGAGGAACAACCAAGACCAATAGGCCAAAAAAAAGCTAAAAAACTAAAATATGCCCAGAGTAAGGTGGGGGACCATATAGACCTTGAAGAGCTGGATAAATTTGGTAAAATCCAATGTGAAGAGCATGCAAATAGGCTCAAAGTACTAGAAGTGCAGGAAAAGTTATCATCTGAGAAGATTGAACAAGCCAAGCTTGCCCATCTTGCAGCAAAGGAACAAAAGGAGGCAGCACAGCTACAAAGGGAGGCAAAAAAATATGAACTAGAGTGTAAGATGTTTGACACATATAATCGCCTTTTGTCAATGGACGTATCATTGATGTCCGATGAAGAAAAGTTAGATCATACAAATACTATGAAGTACTTGAAAAAGAAATTATTTGTTGAGAATTGAGGTGAGTTTCCTACACATAAATAGAAATATGTCATTTTATCATTTCTTAAACCTGTTATCATTTCTGAAATCTATCACTGAATTTGCATTTTTCAGGGTTGCTGTCAAGTGTCAACTGAACAAATTAAGAAgtgttatttttattttctatccAGTGTCATTTCTATTGTATCAAGTGTGAACTGAAAATTAAATAGTGTGGTGGCTATTTACATTCATGTCTGCTGACTGTTTATTTTCATCCATGGGAGTGTGAACTGAAAATTGTGAGTGTGAACTGATACATGTGTGTATGTGTGAACTGAAGGGCATGCGTGTATGTGTGATCTGAAGGGTTGTGCTGCCGCAAGTATAAATAGGTGCCTAGTGTTTTCTGTATGGGCATATCTCCCACTCACATTTCAATCCATGTCGACTAGTGATGATCCTGCTTTGCCTGATGGTGATCCTCCTCTCCTTGACGGTGATTCTTCTGATGATGGCGCTCATGTGGAGGCACAAGAAGTAGAGCCTGTACCTCCTGATGATGGCGCTCATGTGGAGGCACAAGAAG from Panicum virgatum strain AP13 chromosome 7N, P.virgatum_v5, whole genome shotgun sequence includes the following:
- the LOC120682010 gene encoding glutathione S-transferase T3-like, whose product is MRKAPGQVRDWAAPMRKQRTSGVAAHVPEQRTLGGAALVGAYGSGSFFNGGADGFFGSGGQNPIQPWMSQSSDPSTWGQNATPPGGFTNLMQPTLSQNFNFVGEHSQFAPFKPPRTLEDDIPSEEELSTPPTTKGNNAYVNVDISDEAPRTEKRIFWSQEEDVRMMSSWLLNSTDSTIGADRKNDQYWSDVEATYNETTPSHRRRNAKQIKDRFHKVNKWTDLFHGAWLKARMVYTSGYNDQMWIVKAHVFYIKDNEKLNLGPFVLMDVWNILKTEAKWITYNNGLKAARKRKGSGKENEGEDSRAIDVDELEEQPRPIGQKKAKKLKYAQSKVGDHIDLEELDKFGKIQCEEHANRLKVLEVQEKLSSEKIEQAKLAHLAAKEQKEAAQLQREAKKYELECKMFDTYNRLLSMDVSLMSDEEKLDHTNTMKYLKKKLFVEN